In a single window of the Sesamum indicum cultivar Zhongzhi No. 13 linkage group LG16, S_indicum_v1.0, whole genome shotgun sequence genome:
- the LOC105178492 gene encoding stearoyl-[acyl-carrier-protein] 9-desaturase 6, chloroplastic, translated as MEILAFSNIIPATALASMPCGGATTFRRPKPISAAANAKQPPSRSRHQKLTHQMPPEKVEVFKSLESWASRFVLPLVKPVDKCWQPSEFLPNPAKPADDFMDEVKALRDRTIGLPDEYFVVLVGDMITEEALPTYQSMINTCDGVREESGASPCQWAAWVRSWAAEENRHGDLLRTYLYLSGRVDMLMVERTTQHLIRAGADIGLDNNPYLTFVYTSFQERATFVSHGNTARLAKKAGDPILASICGTIATDEKRHENAYVRIVEKLLEVDPNDTMLAIGNMMRKRITMPGHLMCDGQDPILFQHFSVVAEQIGVYTIDDYMEILEFLIGRWRLEKLDGLKGDGRREQEYVCSLPTRMRKLQEQAVERGRKMEPHEQKFSWIFNREVTIQV; from the exons ATGGAAATCTTAGCATTCTCCAACATCATCCCCGCCACCGCACTTGCATCCATGCCATGTGGTGGAGCCACCACTTTCCGGCGTCCAAAACCCATCTCCGCCGCTGCTAATGCTAAACAGCCACCATCACGATCGCGCCACCAAAAACTTACCCACCAAATGCCACCAGAAAAAGTTGAAGTCTTCAAGTCACTTGAATCATGGGCCTCCAGATTTGTATTACCACTCGTCAAGCCGGTGGATAAATGCTGGCAGCCTAGCGAGTTTCTGCCGAACCCCGCCAAACCTGCCGACGACTTCATGGACGAAGTTAAGGCCCTACGTGATCGGACAATCGGGCTCCCTGACGAGTATTTTGTGGTATTGGTGGGGGATATGATCACCGAGGAAGCACTACCGACTTATCAATCTATGATAAATACATGTGATGGGGTCCGGGAAGAGAGTGGGGCAAGTCCGTGCCAGTGGGCTGCTTGGGTTCGGTCTTGGGCTGCCGAGGAAAATAGGCATGGTGATTTGCTTAGAACATATCTTTATCTCTCTGGCCGGGTTGATATGTTGATGGTTGAGAGGACAACACAACACCTAATTAGAGCTGGAGCG GACATTGGGTTGGACAACAATCCTTACTTAACGTTCGTGTATACATCATTCCAAGAGCGAGCTACATTTGTGTCTCATGGTAACACAGCTCGACTAGCAAAGAAGGCTGGGGATCCAATTCTTGCAAGCATATGTGGGACCATTGCGACTGACGAGAAGCGCCACGAGAATGCATACGTAAGAATTGTTGAAAAGCTACTCGAGGTTGACCCAAATGATACCATGTTAGCCATAGGTAACATGATGAGGAAGAGAATCACAATGCCAGGTCACCTAATGTGCGATGGTCAGGACCCTATCCTTTTCCAGCATTTCTCAGTCGTGGCTGAACAGATTGGGGTTTACACGATTGACGATTACATGGAAATCCTGGAGTTCTTAATCGGACGATGGAGGCTAGAGAAACTCGATGGGCTAAAAGGGGATGGGAGGCGCGAACAAGAATACGTGTGCAGTCTACCAACTAGGATGAGGAAACTGCAAGAGCAAGCAGTTGAACGAGGTAGGAAAATGGAGCCACATGAGCAAAAATTTAGTTGGATCTTTAACAGAGAAGTTACTATTCAGGTTTAA
- the LOC105178493 gene encoding DNA repair protein RAD16 — protein sequence MKLRSHAAGPSSSKGKKKLKYRESSDEDGHGATSSDSDYYLHSVEGEDLSDGLEDDRREEAWDLNFALEAAVEIGNDDLLHNVPRRRKRNSLKNEGGWSHKVQDKQEEYINGEIENEMYGNSEEFNFTDVSEKYERKKKTRKKRRDKSVLMWEVLEQENERWVAENLELDMDLINQNEMVAETVDPSDDLIIPLLRYQKEWLAWSLKQEESAVRGGILADEMGMGKTLQAIALVLLKRSISRGIGHQLPPSSASFTNELPAIKGTLIICPLVAVMQWVSEIDRFTSKGSTKVLVYHGANRAKNLYQFSEYDFVITTYSIVEAEYRKYVMPPKEKCQYCGKLFYDRKLKIHLKYICGPGAVKTAKQSKQQRKEQKPKKISDIEVSTSTGRNDGKKHGSGNKEMENDHSIENSAVVGRLSSEGKSILHSVTWERIILDEAHYIKDRRSNTTRAVLALQSSYKWALSGTPLQNRVGELYSLVRFLQIVPYSYYFCKDCDCRILDYSTSAECPGCPHRNVRHFCWWNKYISSPIQDFGNTGSGRDAMLLLKHKILKTIVLRRTKKGRAADLALPPRIALLRRDALDVVEEDYYTALYNESQAQFNTYIEAGTVLNNYAHIFDLLTRLRQAVDHPYLVEYSLTSMERKGKTVDTSNDEKCSLCNDHEEDTVVTSCGHVFCKPCLIDFGATMGQNSCPSCSKPLTVDFTATKDGKRQNSKTTIKGFRPSSILNRIQLDDFQTSTKIDALREEIRFMVERDGSAKGIVFSQFSSFLDLIHYALQKSGVNCVQLDGSMSMGARDTAIKRFTEDPNCRIFLMSLKAGGVALNLTVASHVFLMDPWWNPAVERQAQDRIHRIGQYKPIRIIRFIIENTIEERILKLQEKKELVFEGTVGGSSEALAKLTEADLRFLFVT from the exons ATGAAGCTCCGCTCTCATGCCGCGGGCCCTTCTTCTTCCAAAG GGAAAAAGAAGCTCAAGTACAGAGAGAGCTCTGATGAGGATGGTCATGGGGCGACGTCCTCGGATTCTGATTATTATTTGCACAGTGTTGAAG GTGAAGATTTGTCGGATGGTCTTGAAGATGATAGAAGGGAAGAGGCTTGGGACTTAAATTTTGCGTTAGAGGCTGCAGTTGAAATTGGCAATGATGATCTTTTGCATAATGTCCCCaggagaaggaaaaggaaCTCCTTGAAGAACGAGGGAGGATGGAGTCACAAGGTTCAGGACAAGCAAGAAGAATACATTAATGGAGAAATTGAGAACGAAATGTATGGTAACTCAGaggaatttaattttactgaTGTCTCGGAGAAGtatgagagaaaaaagaagactAGGAAGAAGAGACGGGATAAAAGTGTACTGATGTGGGAAGTATTGGaacaagaaaatgagagaTGGGTTGCAGAGAATTTGGAATTAGATATGGATTTGATAAATCAGAATGAAATGGTGGCAGAAACTGTTGACCCTTCAGATGACTTGATAATACCGCTGCTGAGATACCAGAAAGAGTGGTTAGCTTGGTCTTTGAAACAAGAGGAATCTGCTGTCAGGGGAGGCATCCTTGCAGATGAGATGGGGATGGGCAAGACTCTCCAGGCAATAGCACTTGTTCTTCTTAAAAGAAGTATCTCGAGAGGAATTGGGCATCAGTTGCCCCCATCTTCAGCCAGTTTCACAAATGAGTTACCAGCAATTAAGGGCACACTTATTATATGCCCCTTGGTAGCAGTGATGCAGTGGGTAAGTGAGATCGACCGGTTCACTTCAAAAGGAAGCACCAAGGTGCTGGTTTATCATGGTGCCAACAGAGCAAAAAATCTTTATCAGTTTTCTGAGTATGACTTTGTTATAACGACGTATTCGATTGTTGAGGCCGAATACAGAAAATACGTAATGCCCCCTAAAGAAAAATGCCAGTACTGTGGAAAATTATTCTACGATCGTAAGTTGAAAATTCACTTGAAGTACATATGTGGACCTGGTGCTGTTAAGACCGCTAAGCAGTCAAAGCAGcagagaaaagaacaaaagccAAAGAAAATATCCGACATTGAGGTAAGCACGAGTACAGGTCGAAATGATGGAAAGAAGCATGGCAGTGGcaacaaggaaatggaaaatgacCATTCCATTGAGAATTCAGCTGTGGTTGGGCGACTCTCATCTGAAGGAAAATCTATTTTGCATTCTGTTACATGGGAGCGTATCATATTGGATGAG GCtcattatataaaagatagaCGCAGCAATACCACTAGAGCTGTTCTTGCTTTGCAATCTTCATATAAATGGGCTTTAAGTGGCACTCCCCTTCAGAATCGAGTGGGGGAGCTCTATTCACTT GTTCGCTTTCTGCAGATAGTTCCTTACTCTTATTATTTCTGCAAGGACTGTGACTGCCGTATTCTTGATTACAG CACCTCAGCTGAATGTCCAGGCTGTCCTCATAGAAATGTTCGGCACTTCTGCTGGTGGAATAAA tATATTTCCTCACCAATACAAGATTTTGGAAATACTGGGTCTGGTAGAGACGCCATGCTTTTGTTAAAGCACAAAATTCTGAAAACCATAGTGTTGAGACGTACCAAAAAGGGCAGGGCAGCTGATCTTGCACTTCCTCCTAGAATT GCACTTTTGAGACGGGATGCTCTGGATGTTGTTGAAGAAGATTATTATACAGCATTGTACAACGAGAGTCAGGCACAGTTTAATAC ATATATTGAGGCGGGAACAGTGTTGAATAACTACGCCCACATATTTGATCTTCTGACGCGCCTCCGACAG GCAGTTGATCATCCTTACCTTGTCGAATATTCTCTTACTTCGATGGAAAGAAAGGGTAAAACAGTTGATACTAGCAATGATGAAAAATGTAGTTTATGTAATGACCATGAAGAAGATACTGTG GTCACGTCATGCGGCCATGTTTTCTGCAAACCTTGTTTGATAGATTTTGGTGCTACCATGGGACAGAATTCCTGCCCTTCTTGTTCAAAGCCACTCACAGTTGATTTCACTGCCACCAAGGATGGCAAACGGCAGAATTCAAAAACAACTATTAAAGGATTCAGACCGTCAAGTATCTTGAATAGAATTCAGCTTGATGACTTCCAGACAAGTACAAAAATAGATGCTTTG agAGAAGAAATTAGATTTATGGTTGAAAGGGATGGCTCTGCCAAGGGTATTGTCTTCAGCCAATTCTCGTCTTTTCTGGATCTCATACATTACGCTCTTCAGAAG TCTGGGGTGAACTGTGTTCAGTTAGATGGGTCCATGTCCATGGGAGCAAGAGATACTGCTATTAAAAGATTTACTGAGGATCCTAATTGCAGAATTTTTCTAATGAGCTTGAAAGCTGGGGGTGTTGCCCTCAATCTCACTGTAGCATCACAT GTTTTCTTGATGGATCCTTGGTGGAATCCTGCTGTGGAGCGGCAGGCTCAGGATAGAATACATCGAATAGGCCAATATAAACCAATCAG GATTATTAggtttattattgaaaatacaaTAGAGGAGAGGATTTTGAAGTTGCAGGAGAAGAAGGAACTAGTGTTTGAAGG GACTGTGGGTGGATCTTCAGAGGCCCTCGCCAAACTGACAGAAGCTGATCTCAGATTCCTGTTTGTGACCTAA